The Candidatus Neomarinimicrobiota bacterium genome contains a region encoding:
- a CDS encoding M20 family peptidase, whose amino-acid sequence MKKVLAVLGAALGIIVVIVLVRTFTFTSRQVAVEPVGGVTVDTLTAAAHLSKALTFRTISYQDPARFDPKPFRAFNRFLEETYPVVHQTLKREVVNNYSLLYTWAGDNPDLKPIILLAHSDVVPVDPETVTDWTQPPFSGAITDGYIWGRGAMDDKASLLGLLEAVGQLISHGFRPQRTVILAFGHDEEIGGQDGALQIVRLLQSRDVQAEYVLDEGLVITHGIAPGLEAPVAMIGIAEKGYLTVELSVESEGGHSSMPPSSTGVGILSRAVTRLEVNQRPATLRGPVKQMFDVIGPEMPFFMRMAFANLWLFAPLVKAQLAAAPTTNAMIRTTTAATMASGSLKENILPSRANMVVNFRLLPGETSEMILEHVRRTIDDRRVMIKQLGFHDEPSAVAGIEAPGYQALEHTIRELFPEVIVAPSLVVGATDSRHYRGLSPNTYRFIPTRVSLEDMQRIHGTDEHMGVENFADIIRFYVRLIENTASFIESN is encoded by the coding sequence ATGAAAAAAGTTCTCGCCGTTTTAGGCGCAGCCCTTGGCATTATCGTTGTCATCGTCCTGGTACGCACGTTCACCTTCACCTCCAGACAGGTGGCGGTGGAGCCGGTAGGGGGCGTTACTGTTGATACGCTAACTGCCGCAGCACACTTGAGCAAGGCCCTCACTTTCCGCACCATCTCTTATCAGGATCCCGCCCGGTTCGATCCGAAACCTTTCCGGGCCTTCAACCGCTTCCTTGAAGAGACCTATCCCGTCGTCCACCAGACCCTGAAAAGGGAAGTGGTGAACAATTACAGCCTCCTCTATACCTGGGCGGGGGACAACCCGGACCTGAAACCGATCATCCTGCTGGCCCATTCGGACGTGGTACCGGTGGACCCTGAAACGGTGACCGACTGGACCCAGCCGCCCTTCAGCGGTGCCATCACGGATGGCTACATCTGGGGCCGGGGAGCCATGGATGACAAGGCCAGCCTGCTGGGGCTGCTGGAGGCAGTTGGACAGCTGATAAGTCATGGCTTTCGGCCCCAACGGACGGTCATCCTGGCCTTCGGTCACGATGAAGAAATCGGCGGACAGGACGGAGCCCTCCAGATCGTCAGGCTCCTTCAATCGCGAGATGTGCAGGCCGAATATGTCCTCGATGAAGGGCTGGTCATAACTCACGGTATCGCGCCCGGTCTCGAAGCACCAGTAGCCATGATCGGCATCGCCGAAAAAGGCTACCTGACGGTGGAGCTGTCGGTTGAGTCCGAAGGGGGGCATTCTTCCATGCCACCCTCCAGCACCGGGGTGGGCATCCTGAGCCGGGCCGTTACCCGCCTGGAGGTCAACCAGCGTCCCGCTACCCTCCGAGGACCGGTAAAGCAGATGTTTGACGTCATCGGACCGGAAATGCCGTTCTTCATGCGGATGGCTTTCGCCAATCTGTGGCTCTTCGCTCCATTGGTCAAGGCCCAGCTGGCAGCCGCTCCCACCACCAATGCCATGATCCGTACCACCACTGCCGCGACTATGGCCTCGGGCAGCTTGAAAGAGAATATCCTGCCCAGCCGTGCCAACATGGTGGTGAATTTCCGCCTCCTGCCGGGAGAGACCAGTGAGATGATTCTGGAGCATGTCCGGCGCACAATCGACGACCGCCGGGTTATGATCAAGCAGCTCGGATTCCACGATGAACCGTCGGCCGTCGCTGGCATCGAGGCCCCCGGTTACCAGGCCCTGGAGCATACCATCCGGGAGCTCTTCCCCGAGGTGATCGTGGCCCCCTCACTGGTCGTGGGCGCCACTGATAGCCGACACTATCGGGGGCTAAGTCCCAATACCTATCGATTTATCCCCACCCGCGTCTCCCTGGAGGACATGCAAAGGATCCACGGGACCGATGAACACATGGGTGTGGAGAACTTCGCCGACATCATCCGCTTCTACGTCCGGCTAATCGAGAATACGGCCTCGTTCATAGAGTCAAATTAA
- a CDS encoding 2'-5' RNA ligase family protein, with product MNPTQAARSQTYSLWFMPRGTLYRSLEYTIARLSQAWGTPRFEPHVTLLGALTGLDEKIIQQTARLAGLLQSPTIQLTSLSGSETYFRCLYIRVEPTAEVLAIHQQARELFQQPDEPPFRPHLSLMYGHQPRQVRNDIIDRLGDKFQGEFIANELHLCDTTGVPDSWQRVRSFSLI from the coding sequence CTGAACCCAACCCAGGCCGCCAGAAGCCAGACTTACTCCCTCTGGTTCATGCCCCGGGGCACACTCTATCGCTCCCTGGAATATACCATCGCCCGGCTCAGCCAGGCCTGGGGGACACCGCGATTCGAACCTCACGTCACGTTGCTGGGTGCGCTGACGGGTCTGGATGAGAAGATTATACAACAAACAGCCCGGCTGGCGGGCCTCCTGCAATCCCCCACTATCCAGCTCACTTCGCTGTCTGGCAGCGAGACCTACTTCCGCTGCCTGTATATCCGCGTCGAGCCCACCGCAGAGGTCTTAGCCATTCACCAGCAAGCCCGGGAACTCTTCCAGCAGCCGGATGAGCCACCCTTCAGGCCCCACCTGAGCCTGATGTACGGCCACCAACCCAGGCAGGTCAGGAATGACATCATCGACAGGCTGGGAGACAAGTTCCAGGGAGAGTTTATCGCAAATGAGCTGCACCTTTGCGATACTACCGGGGTGCCTGATAGCTGGCAGCGGGTGCGGTCTTTCTCGCTGATCTAG